One region of Zingiber officinale cultivar Zhangliang chromosome 7B, Zo_v1.1, whole genome shotgun sequence genomic DNA includes:
- the LOC122005982 gene encoding CBS domain-containing protein CBSX3, mitochondrial-like, with translation MQGAIQALRLHGNALKRGVLQHMRVNPAMLPTVFSRFESVSPTQLEEHGFESTTIRDVLTAKGKNADGSWLWCTTDDTVYDAVKSMTQHNVGALVVVRPGEEKAIAGIVTERDYLRKMIVQGRSSKSTKVGDIMTEENKLITVTPDTKVLQAMQLMTENRIRHIPVVNKKSMIGMVSIGDVVRAVVSEHREELSRLNAYIQGGY, from the exons ATGCAGGGAGCAATTCAAGCACTCCGTTTGCACGGGAATGCCCTTAAGCGAGGTGTTCTCCAACACATGCGTGTGAACCCAGCGATGTTACCTACTGTGTTTTCACGTTTTGAGTCAGTTTCGCCTACACAGTTGGAAGAGCATGGTTTTGAAAGCACGACTATCCGGGATGTTCTTACAGCTAAGGGGAAGAATGCTGATGGTTCCTGGCTGTGGTGCACAACTGATGACACTGTTTATGATGCTGTCAAATCT ATGACACAACACAATGTTGGAGCTTTAGTTGTGGTGAGACCTGGAGAAGAGAAGGCAATTGCTGGAATTGTTACTGAGAGAG ATTATCTCCGGAAAATGATTGTACAGGGAAGATCTTCCAAGTCAACTAAAGTTGGTGACATCAtgactgaagag AATAAACTGATCACAGTGACTCCAGATACCAAGGTTCTGCAGGCAATGCAACTGATGACAG AGAATCGCATTAGGCACATCCCTGTGGTCAACAAGAAAAGCATGATCGGCATGGTGTCCATTGGTGATGTCGTTCGCGCTGTTGTTAGTGAGCATCGCGAGGAGCTGAGCCGCCTCAACGCCTACATACAAGGAGGGTACTAG
- the LOC122005983 gene encoding anaphase-promoting complex subunit 11-like has product MKVKILKWHAVASWTWNAQDETCGICRMAFDGCCPDCKFPGDDCPLIWGSCNHAFHLHCILKWVNSQTPQPHCPMCRREWQFKA; this is encoded by the coding sequence ATGAAGGTGAAAATACTGAAATGGCATGCTGTAGCTTCATGGACATGGAATGCTCAGGATGAAACGTGTGGGATCTGTAGGATGGCCTTTGACGGCTGCTGCCCGGACTGCAAGTTCCCCGGCGATGACTGCCCACTGATTTGGGGTTCTTGTAACCATGCTTTCCATCTCCATTGCATCCTCAAATGGGTCAACTCACAGACGCCTCAACCGCATTGCCCAATGTGTCGCAGAGAATGGCAGTTTAAAGCTTAA